The following are encoded together in the Chlorocebus sabaeus isolate Y175 chromosome 12, mChlSab1.0.hap1, whole genome shotgun sequence genome:
- the IER5L gene encoding immediate early response gene 5-like protein has product MECALDAQSLISISLRKIHSSRTQRGGIKLHKNLLVSYVLRNARQLYLSERYAELYRRQQQQQQQQPPHHQHQHLAYAAPGMPASAADFGPLQLGGGGDAEAREPAARHQLHQLHQLHQLHLQQQLHQHQHPAPRGCAAAAAAGAPAGGAGALSELPGCAALQPPHGAPHRGQPLEPLQPGPAPLPLPLPPPAALCPRDPRAPAACSAPSAPPGAAPPAAAASPPASPAPASSPGFYRGAYPAPSDFGLHCSSQTTVLDLDTHVVTTVENGYLHQDCCASAHCPCCGQGAPGPGLSSAAGCKRKYYPGQEEEEDDEEDAGELGAEPPGGAPFAPCKRARFEDFCPDSSPDASNISNLISIFGSGFSGLVSRQPDSSEQPPPLNGQLCAKQALASLGAWTRAIVAF; this is encoded by the coding sequence ATGGAGTGCGCCCTGGACGCCCAGAGCCTGATCAGCATCTCCCTGCGCAAGATCCACAGCTCCCGAACCCAGCGCGGCGGCATCAAGCTGCACAAGAACCTCCTGGTGTCCTACGTGCTCCGCAACGCGCGCCAGCTCTACCTGAGCGAGCGCTACGCCGAGCTCTACCGGcgccaacagcagcagcaacagcagcagccgccccaccaccagcaccagcacCTAGCGTACGCGGCGCCGGGCATGCCGGCCAGCGCGGCCGACTTCGGCCCGCTCCAACTTGGTGGCGGTGGGGACGCGGAGGCGCGCGAGCCGGCCGCCCGGCACCAGCTGCACCAGCTCCACCAGCTCCACCAGCTGCACCTCCAGCAGCAGCTGCACCAGCACCAGCACCCGGCGCCCAGGGGctgcgcggcggcggcggcggccggagcGCCCGCGGGCGGCGCGGGGGCGCTCTCGGAGCTGCCCGGGTGCGCCGCGCTCCAGCCACCGCACGGCGCGCCCCACCGCGGGCAGCCCTTGGAGCCTCTGCAGCCGGGTCCTGCGCCGCTGCCGCTGCCGCTGCCACCGCCCGCTGCGCTCTGCCCGCGGGACCCTCGCGCCCCGGCCGCCTGCTCCGCGCCCTCCGCGCCCCCAGGGGCCGCCCCTCCGGCCGCCGCCGCTTCTCCGCCCGCCTCCCCGGCCCCCGCCTCCTCCCCCGGCTTCTACCGGGGCGCATACCCGGCCCCCTCGGACTTCGGCTTGCACTGCAGCAGCCAGACCACCGTGCTGGACCTAGACACTCACGTGGTGACCACGGTGGAGAACGGCTACTTGCACCAGGACTGCTGCGCCTCCGCCCACTGCCCCTGCTGTGGCCAGGGCGCTCCGGGACCGGGCCTGTCGTCCGCCGCCGGCTGCAAGCGCAAGTATTACCCtggccaggaggaggaggaagacgacGAGGAGGACGCGGGCGAGCTGGGGGCCGAGCCCCCCGGGGGCGCCCCGTTCGCCCCCTGCAAGCGCGCCCGCTTCGAGGACTTCTGCCCGGACTCGTCCCCGGACGCGTCCAACATCTCAAACTTGATCTCCATCTTTGGCTCCGGCTTCTCGGGGCTCGTGAGCCGACAGCCGGACTCCTCGGAGCAGCCGCCGCCGCTCAACGGGCAGCTGTGCGCCAAGCAGGCGCTCGCCAGCCTCGGCGCCTGGACTCGAGCCATTGTCGCCTTCTAG